In one Haemophilus parainfluenzae genomic region, the following are encoded:
- the cas10 gene encoding type III-A CRISPR-associated protein Cas10/Csm1, with amino-acid sequence MSNYRISLAFSVFHYYLNGFAEKHQFSLPSFPKNLQLVDVLPFVSQAEIIVLGTQSSKKYLGNESLFSLFENISLKDEHKPDSNIFSYEYRELSANSIFPTPNTASSSLFELWNKFTKGIEEIPTSHQENLNLWLDHFDTAMQCFMSQIPSPYSRDISFYDFTKAVSAFVVALADNLASKEEPLLLVQGDFFGIQDFIFSGGRESNKGAAKILRGRSFQVSLFTELAALKVLHACGLPATSQVMNAAGKFLIVAPNTTVVKNAIKQVQSQLNQWFIKETYGLIGVGIAIQPADIKEFEQENYTQLVKKLFESLESQKLKRLDLTHSTQSVQEVDYSNGICEMNRFFPAQAGKTLSKISEDQIKIGEMLAKKQRIIIADINADISHGYETQILRLPIFGFKVIFTDGREDTKEFSYPVKLLQIHRFWDFSLPKDTNASIWNGYARRYINAYVPRDKQGQIITFEDIQCTDIGQKALMTLKGDVDNLGSIFQKGIKTANIAKMTALSRQFNQFFSLWLPAYCAEQSPNMYTVFAGGDDFFLIGPWYSTQKVAHAMQQAFKRYVAENTEIHFSVGMVMSKSGIPVPRLGDLAEESLEKSKGIDIDKNAVTIFNKTVKWHDWQKLCELEEEIHRLADRYKISTSYLYSLIQLCEQAENTKNIESTMWRSRFYYRTARYVIDKLEKGARTTALSEITTSLGDRGIASYKINFAIPLTNYFYQKR; translated from the coding sequence ATGTCAAATTACAGAATTTCTCTTGCTTTTTCAGTGTTTCATTATTATTTGAATGGATTTGCTGAAAAACATCAATTCTCTCTACCATCTTTTCCTAAAAATTTACAATTGGTTGATGTGCTTCCTTTTGTTTCTCAAGCAGAAATAATAGTATTGGGCACACAATCATCAAAAAAATATCTTGGGAATGAAAGCTTATTTAGTTTATTTGAAAATATAAGTTTAAAAGATGAGCATAAGCCTGATTCTAATATTTTTTCCTATGAGTATAGAGAATTATCTGCGAACTCTATTTTTCCCACCCCAAATACGGCCTCCTCTTCATTATTTGAATTATGGAATAAATTTACAAAAGGAATTGAGGAAATCCCTACATCCCACCAAGAAAACTTGAATTTGTGGCTAGATCATTTTGATACTGCTATGCAATGTTTTATGTCACAGATACCAAGTCCTTATAGCCGCGATATTTCTTTCTATGATTTTACTAAAGCGGTTAGCGCTTTTGTAGTGGCTTTAGCAGATAATTTGGCTTCTAAGGAAGAGCCTCTTTTATTGGTTCAAGGTGATTTTTTTGGCATTCAAGACTTTATTTTTTCAGGTGGTCGTGAATCAAATAAGGGGGCGGCAAAAATCTTGCGAGGACGTTCTTTCCAAGTTTCATTGTTTACTGAACTGGCTGCATTAAAAGTATTACATGCTTGTGGGTTACCGGCTACGTCTCAAGTGATGAATGCAGCAGGAAAGTTTTTAATTGTTGCACCAAATACCACAGTTGTTAAAAATGCAATAAAACAGGTTCAATCACAATTAAATCAATGGTTTATTAAAGAAACTTATGGCTTGATTGGCGTAGGAATTGCTATTCAACCAGCAGATATAAAAGAGTTTGAGCAAGAGAATTACACTCAATTAGTGAAAAAGTTATTTGAAAGTTTGGAATCTCAAAAGCTCAAACGCTTAGATTTAACTCATTCTACGCAAAGTGTACAAGAAGTGGATTATTCAAATGGGATTTGTGAAATGAATCGCTTTTTCCCAGCTCAGGCAGGAAAAACACTTTCAAAGATTTCTGAAGATCAAATAAAAATCGGTGAAATGCTTGCAAAAAAACAACGCATTATTATTGCAGACATTAATGCGGATATAAGCCATGGATATGAAACACAGATACTTAGACTTCCAATTTTTGGCTTTAAAGTGATTTTTACTGATGGTCGAGAAGATACGAAAGAATTTAGTTACCCAGTGAAACTATTACAAATTCATCGTTTTTGGGATTTCTCATTACCCAAAGATACCAATGCGTCAATTTGGAATGGTTATGCTCGTCGTTACATTAATGCTTATGTACCAAGAGATAAGCAAGGCCAAATTATTACTTTTGAAGATATTCAATGTACAGATATAGGACAAAAGGCGCTAATGACCTTGAAGGGTGATGTAGATAATTTAGGTTCTATTTTCCAAAAGGGAATTAAAACTGCCAATATAGCAAAAATGACGGCACTTTCTCGTCAATTCAACCAATTCTTCAGTTTATGGTTACCAGCCTATTGTGCAGAGCAAAGCCCAAATATGTATACCGTCTTTGCAGGTGGTGATGATTTCTTCTTAATTGGACCTTGGTATTCTACACAAAAAGTGGCACACGCAATGCAACAAGCTTTTAAACGCTATGTAGCAGAAAATACAGAAATTCATTTTTCTGTAGGAATGGTGATGAGTAAATCGGGTATTCCAGTACCTCGTTTAGGTGATTTAGCTGAAGAGTCTCTTGAGAAGTCAAAAGGCATTGATATAGATAAAAATGCAGTAACAATTTTTAATAAAACAGTGAAATGGCATGATTGGCAGAAACTTTGCGAATTAGAAGAGGAAATTCATCGTTTAGCAGATAGATATAAGATTTCTACTTCTTATTTGTATTCTTTGATTCAGCTATGCGAGCAGGCTGAGAATACTAAGAATATTGAAAGTACTATGTGGCGGAGTCGTTTTTATTACCGTACAGCGCGTTACGTGATTGATAAATTAGAAAAAGGAGCTAGAACTACAGCTTTGAGTGAAATTACAACTTCATTAGGAGACAGAGGAATTGCAAGTTATAAGATTAATTTTGCAATTCCATTAACCAATTATTTCTATCAAAAACGATAA
- a CDS encoding nitric-oxide reductase large subunit, with protein MGQYKKFWYLLVAVLIGAFSILGYYGFEVYREAPPIPQQYVSESGEKVITHDDILHGQTAWQTTGGMQVGSVWGHGAYQAPDWTADWLHRELTNWLDITANKEFGKNFSDLNDEQQTLLKARLTKEYRGSKVENGTVVLSNTRLAAMEKTAQYYISLYGDDPATKVTREHFAMKDNTLPDLQARKDLAKFFFWTAWTASAERPNTHASYTNNWPHEPLINNVPTPENVIWSIASVVFLIAGIGFVVWIWSFKKREDEKEPPMPEFDPLTKLQLTPSQRALGKYLFTVLALFVLQVTLGAVVAHYTVEGQEFYGIDISQYFPYSLVRTWHIQAALFWIAMAFLAGGLFLAPIINGGKDPKFQKLGVDVLYWALVVLVVGSFTGSYLAIAHILPEEWSFMFGHQGYEFIDLGRFWQAVKFAGILFWLVLMLRGTVNAFKQPGDKNLLALFFASVIAIGLFYGPALFYGEHTHISVMEYWRWWVVHLWVEGFFEVFSVAALSFIFVSLGLVSRRTATVATITEAALFLIGGIPGTFHHLYFAGATTPIIAVGASFSALEVVPLVLLGHEAWEHWAMQQKTPWMERLKWPLYCFVAVAFWNMLGAGVFGFLINPPISLYYIQGLNTTAVHAHAALFGVYGFLALGFVFLIARYLRPDTPFNDKLMKWGFWLLNGGLVLMIASSLLPIGIIQGYASISEGLWYARSEEFMQQPLFDTLRWVRFGGDVVFIFGALAFFWQIFTMVFFKPKKAA; from the coding sequence ATGGGACAGTATAAAAAGTTCTGGTACCTATTAGTCGCCGTATTGATTGGGGCATTCTCTATTCTCGGCTACTACGGGTTCGAAGTTTATCGTGAAGCACCACCAATTCCGCAACAATATGTTTCTGAATCAGGTGAAAAAGTGATTACTCACGATGATATTTTACATGGTCAAACCGCTTGGCAAACCACTGGTGGTATGCAAGTGGGTTCTGTTTGGGGGCACGGTGCATACCAAGCACCAGACTGGACGGCAGATTGGCTACATCGTGAATTAACCAACTGGTTAGATATCACCGCAAATAAAGAATTTGGTAAAAATTTCTCTGATTTAAATGATGAGCAACAAACTTTATTAAAAGCGCGTTTAACCAAAGAATATCGTGGTAGCAAAGTTGAAAACGGTACTGTTGTGCTTTCAAACACCCGTTTAGCGGCAATGGAAAAAACTGCACAATACTACATTTCTTTATATGGTGATGATCCTGCAACTAAAGTCACTCGTGAACACTTCGCCATGAAGGATAATACTCTTCCTGATTTACAAGCTCGTAAAGACTTAGCTAAATTCTTCTTCTGGACAGCATGGACTGCATCAGCTGAACGTCCAAACACTCACGCAAGTTACACCAACAACTGGCCACATGAACCGTTAATTAATAACGTACCAACACCAGAAAACGTGATTTGGTCTATTGCGAGTGTGGTATTCCTCATTGCAGGTATTGGTTTTGTTGTATGGATTTGGTCATTCAAAAAACGTGAAGATGAAAAAGAACCGCCAATGCCTGAGTTCGATCCACTCACGAAATTACAACTTACTCCTTCTCAACGTGCGTTAGGTAAATACCTCTTTACTGTGCTTGCTCTTTTCGTATTGCAAGTCACATTAGGTGCGGTTGTAGCACACTATACGGTTGAAGGTCAGGAATTCTATGGTATTGATATTTCTCAATACTTCCCATATTCATTAGTGCGTACATGGCATATTCAAGCTGCCTTATTCTGGATTGCAATGGCATTCTTAGCCGGTGGTTTATTCCTTGCACCAATCATTAATGGCGGTAAAGATCCGAAATTCCAAAAATTGGGTGTGGATGTTCTCTACTGGGCATTAGTGGTATTAGTCGTTGGTTCATTCACTGGTAGCTACTTAGCAATTGCTCATATTCTCCCTGAAGAATGGAGCTTCATGTTCGGCCACCAAGGCTATGAATTCATTGACTTAGGTCGTTTCTGGCAAGCAGTGAAATTCGCAGGCATCTTATTCTGGTTAGTCTTAATGCTTCGCGGTACAGTGAATGCATTCAAACAACCTGGTGATAAAAACTTATTGGCATTATTCTTCGCCTCAGTAATTGCGATCGGTTTATTCTATGGCCCAGCATTATTCTATGGCGAGCACACTCACATTTCTGTGATGGAATACTGGCGTTGGTGGGTAGTTCACCTATGGGTAGAAGGTTTCTTTGAAGTATTCTCTGTAGCGGCACTCTCATTCATCTTTGTAAGTTTAGGTTTAGTTTCACGTCGTACTGCAACTGTGGCAACTATTACTGAAGCAGCGTTATTCTTAATCGGTGGTATCCCTGGTACTTTCCACCACTTATACTTCGCAGGTGCAACCACTCCAATTATTGCGGTAGGTGCATCATTCTCTGCGCTTGAAGTGGTACCTTTAGTGTTACTAGGTCATGAAGCTTGGGAACACTGGGCGATGCAACAAAAAACACCTTGGATGGAACGCTTAAAATGGCCTCTTTACTGCTTCGTTGCCGTAGCGTTCTGGAATATGTTAGGTGCTGGCGTATTTGGTTTCTTAATCAATCCACCAATTTCGCTTTACTATATCCAAGGCTTGAACACGACTGCCGTTCATGCTCACGCCGCATTATTCGGTGTGTATGGCTTCTTAGCACTAGGCTTCGTCTTCTTAATCGCTCGTTATTTACGTCCGGATACACCATTTAACGATAAGTTAATGAAATGGGGCTTCTGGTTATTAAATGGCGGTTTAGTATTAATGATCGCATCAAGCTTATTACCTATCGGTATTATCCAAGGATATGCAAGTATCTCTGAAGGCTTATGGTATGCACGTAGTGAAGAATTTATGCAACAACCTCTATTCGATACCCTACGTTGGGTTCGTTTCGGTGGCGACGTTGTCTTCATCTTCGGTGCTCTCGCTTTCTTCTGGCAAATCTTTACGATGGTATTCTTTAAACCTAAAAAAGCAGCATAA
- the upp gene encoding uracil phosphoribosyltransferase yields the protein MKLVEVKHPLVKHKLGVMREADIDTKKFRELATEVGSLLTYEATADLETEKVIIEGWNGPVEIERIKGKKVTVVPILRAGLGMMDGVLEHVPSARISVVGIYRNEETLEPVPYFQKLASDLEERLAIVVDPMLATGGSMISTIDLLKAKGCQHIKVLVLVAAPEGIKALEKAHPDIELYCASIDDHLNEQGYIIPGLGDAGDKIFGTK from the coding sequence ATGAAACTCGTTGAAGTTAAACATCCGCTTGTTAAACATAAATTAGGCGTGATGCGCGAAGCTGATATTGATACCAAAAAATTCCGTGAGCTTGCAACTGAAGTGGGTAGCTTACTTACCTATGAAGCCACTGCCGATCTTGAAACAGAAAAAGTGATTATTGAAGGTTGGAATGGCCCAGTTGAAATCGAACGTATCAAAGGTAAAAAAGTTACTGTTGTACCAATTTTACGTGCTGGCCTAGGCATGATGGATGGTGTATTAGAACATGTTCCAAGTGCTCGTATCAGTGTGGTTGGGATTTATCGTAATGAAGAAACCCTTGAACCCGTTCCTTATTTCCAAAAACTCGCGAGCGATTTAGAAGAACGTTTAGCTATCGTTGTGGATCCAATGCTCGCAACCGGTGGTTCAATGATCTCCACAATTGATTTATTAAAAGCAAAAGGTTGCCAACACATCAAAGTATTAGTATTAGTCGCGGCGCCTGAAGGGATCAAAGCATTAGAAAAAGCACATCCAGATATCGAACTTTATTGCGCATCGATTGATGATCACTTAAATGAACAAGGCTACATCATCCCTGGCTTGGGTGATGCTGGCGATAAGATTTTTGGGACGAAATAA
- a CDS encoding nucleobase:cation symporter-2 family protein, with the protein MSNQTTTAPVEVQSMGKQAFVGLQMLFVAFGALVLVPLITGLNSNTALLTAGIGTLLFQLCTGKQVPIFLASSFAFIAPIQYGVQTWGIPTTMGGLACAGLVYFALSTLVKLRGSAALERIFPPVVVGPVIIIIGMGLAPVAVDMALGKNSAYSYEHSVLVSMITLVTTLSVAVFAKGMMKLIPIMFGIVAGYVVCLFLGLINFQPVLDAKWFELPQLTKPEFNLEAILYMLPIAIAPAVEHVGGIMAISSVTGKDFLKKPGLHRTLLGDGIATAAASLVGGPPNTTYAEVTGAVMLTRNFNPNIMTWAAVWAIAISFCGKVGAFLSTIPTIVMGGIMMLVFGSIAVVGMSTLIKGKVDVTEPRNLCIISVVMTFGIGNMFVNVGDVVSLKGISLCAIVAIVLNLILPKAKNEVE; encoded by the coding sequence ATGAGTAATCAAACTACAACCGCACCTGTTGAGGTGCAAAGCATGGGCAAACAAGCGTTTGTCGGTTTACAAATGTTATTTGTGGCCTTTGGCGCCTTAGTATTAGTTCCTTTAATCACTGGATTAAATTCTAATACAGCCCTTCTTACCGCCGGTATCGGTACACTACTTTTCCAACTTTGTACTGGTAAACAAGTCCCTATTTTCTTGGCCTCCTCTTTTGCCTTTATTGCGCCTATTCAATATGGCGTACAAACTTGGGGCATCCCAACCACAATGGGTGGACTTGCTTGTGCAGGCTTAGTCTATTTCGCACTATCAACCTTAGTAAAATTACGCGGTAGTGCTGCACTTGAGCGCATCTTCCCGCCTGTTGTTGTTGGTCCCGTAATTATCATTATTGGTATGGGGCTTGCCCCCGTTGCTGTGGATATGGCATTAGGTAAAAACAGTGCATATAGCTATGAGCACTCTGTATTGGTTTCTATGATTACTTTAGTCACTACCCTTTCTGTTGCGGTATTTGCTAAAGGTATGATGAAACTGATTCCAATTATGTTTGGTATCGTTGCTGGCTATGTGGTTTGTCTATTCCTAGGCTTAATTAACTTCCAACCTGTTTTAGACGCAAAATGGTTTGAATTACCCCAATTAACTAAACCAGAATTTAATTTAGAAGCCATTCTTTATATGCTACCCATTGCTATCGCACCAGCCGTTGAACACGTTGGCGGTATTATGGCAATCAGTTCTGTAACAGGTAAAGATTTTCTTAAAAAACCAGGTTTACACCGCACCTTATTAGGCGATGGTATCGCAACGGCTGCAGCGTCATTAGTAGGTGGTCCACCAAATACCACTTATGCTGAAGTAACGGGTGCTGTAATGCTAACTCGCAACTTTAATCCAAATATTATGACTTGGGCTGCGGTATGGGCAATTGCAATTTCCTTCTGTGGTAAAGTAGGTGCATTCCTTTCTACTATCCCGACCATCGTAATGGGCGGGATTATGATGTTGGTATTCGGTTCAATTGCCGTTGTCGGGATGAGCACCTTAATTAAAGGTAAAGTGGATGTGACTGAACCTCGTAACCTTTGCATTATTTCTGTGGTGATGACTTTCGGGATCGGGAATATGTTTGTCAACGTCGGCGATGTTGTTTCCCTGAAAGGGATTAGCCTTTGTGCTATCGTCGCGATTGTACTGAACTTGATTTTGCCAAAAGCAAAAAATGAAGTAGAATAA
- the hda gene encoding DnaA regulatory inactivator Hda, with the protein MNQQLSLPIHQIDDETLENFYSDNNALLLNSLRQNMTDLQQQFFYLWGRQSVGKTHLLRALCNEYIQQQQSAIYVPLSKSQYFSTAVFENLEQQELVCLDDLQTIIGNSEWEIALFDLFNRIKANGKTLLVVSADQSPTALPVKLPDLASRLKWGESYQLIPLSDEQKFAVLKQNAHQRGIILSDDTANFIFTRLDRDMTTLKEALVKLDEASLQAKRNLTIPFVKSILGL; encoded by the coding sequence GTGAATCAGCAACTTTCTTTACCTATTCATCAAATTGATGATGAAACGCTTGAGAATTTTTATAGCGATAATAATGCGTTATTGCTTAATTCTTTACGTCAAAACATGACTGATTTACAACAACAATTCTTCTACCTTTGGGGCCGCCAAAGCGTTGGGAAAACCCATCTTTTGCGCGCACTCTGTAATGAATATATTCAGCAACAACAGAGCGCCATTTATGTCCCGTTGAGCAAATCACAATATTTTTCCACGGCGGTTTTTGAGAATTTAGAACAACAAGAACTGGTTTGCTTAGACGATTTGCAAACAATTATTGGAAATTCAGAATGGGAAATTGCCTTATTTGATCTTTTTAATCGCATTAAGGCTAATGGTAAAACCTTATTAGTTGTCAGTGCCGATCAATCTCCAACTGCCCTCCCCGTTAAATTACCGGATCTTGCTTCTCGCTTAAAATGGGGAGAAAGTTATCAATTGATTCCACTCAGCGATGAACAAAAATTTGCGGTATTGAAACAGAATGCCCATCAACGAGGTATCATACTTTCAGATGATACTGCCAATTTTATATTCACGCGTTTAGATCGTGATATGACAACACTAAAAGAAGCATTAGTAAAACTCGATGAAGCCTCACTACAAGCCAAACGAAATCTGACGATTCCTTTTGTGAAATCAATTTTAGGCTTATAA
- a CDS encoding VOC family protein: MKPQLLGFHHIAIIASNYARSKHFYMEILGAKPLNETYRAERDSYKLDLSFPDGSQIELFSFPNPPQRVTNPEACGLRHLAFKVDNIDEYVAYLLENSINCEPIRVDELTGMKYTFFRDPDYLPIELYENNY, encoded by the coding sequence ATGAAACCTCAATTATTAGGTTTTCACCATATTGCGATTATTGCTTCGAACTATGCACGTTCGAAGCATTTTTATATGGAGATTTTAGGGGCAAAACCGCTAAATGAAACTTATCGGGCAGAACGAGATAGTTATAAATTAGATTTAAGTTTTCCGGATGGGAGTCAAATAGAGCTATTTTCTTTCCCAAATCCGCCTCAAAGAGTCACCAACCCTGAAGCCTGCGGTTTACGGCATTTGGCATTTAAAGTCGATAACATTGATGAATATGTTGCTTATCTTCTGGAAAACAGTATTAATTGTGAACCAATTAGAGTTGATGAATTAACTGGAATGAAGTACACTTTCTTCCGAGACCCAGATTATTTACCTATTGAGTTATATGAAAATAATTATTAA
- the ccmI gene encoding c-type cytochrome biogenesis protein CcmI, which produces MNFALSIIVLTLVVALICFYPLLRSVKAKEDKKRDELNKALYFSRLKEIEQDNQQGLVENVEQLKQELQKTLLEDIPQQETQTLDKNAKNYGKLWFVSGLLGLAIIAGGAYFPLGSWKAEDMMEKTLAKLPYFFERIKEEDTNPMTDAEMQQFSTALRLDLQKTPKDAKKWWLLGQVGMNLGNGKLAFDSYQQANKLEPDNLDYKLSYARMLMSSEDQTDKLKGNQLLREIIRQDHSNPEALSLLAFSYFEGEDYKMAAVTWAMMLRLLEPDDPRVPMLEKSIRAARDALALQEEEKAKSVTPEK; this is translated from the coding sequence ATGAATTTTGCATTAAGTATTATTGTGCTCACTTTAGTGGTGGCATTGATTTGTTTTTATCCCTTGTTGCGTTCAGTTAAAGCGAAAGAAGACAAAAAGCGTGATGAATTAAATAAAGCATTGTATTTTTCTCGCTTAAAAGAGATTGAGCAAGATAATCAGCAAGGTTTAGTAGAGAACGTTGAACAACTTAAACAAGAGCTACAAAAAACATTGTTGGAAGATATTCCTCAACAAGAAACACAAACGCTCGATAAAAATGCCAAAAATTACGGTAAGTTATGGTTTGTTTCTGGTTTATTAGGTTTGGCTATTATTGCTGGCGGGGCTTATTTCCCTTTGGGATCTTGGAAAGCCGAAGATATGATGGAAAAAACATTGGCAAAATTACCTTATTTCTTTGAACGAATCAAAGAAGAAGACACAAACCCAATGACGGATGCAGAAATGCAACAATTTTCTACCGCACTTCGTTTGGATTTACAAAAAACACCAAAGGATGCTAAAAAATGGTGGTTGCTAGGTCAGGTAGGGATGAATTTAGGTAATGGAAAATTAGCCTTTGATAGTTACCAACAAGCGAATAAGCTTGAGCCGGATAATTTAGATTATAAGCTTTCTTATGCGCGTATGTTAATGTCTTCTGAAGATCAAACGGATAAACTGAAAGGTAATCAGCTTTTACGTGAGATTATTCGTCAAGATCATTCTAACCCTGAAGCATTAAGTTTACTTGCTTTCAGTTATTTTGAAGGTGAGGATTATAAAATGGCGGCAGTAACCTGGGCAATGATGTTACGTTTATTGGAACCAGATGATCCTCGAGTGCCAATGCTTGAGAAGAGTATTCGTGCTGCACGTGATGCCCTTGCTTTACAGGAAGAAGAAAAAGCAAAAAGCGTCACCCCGGAGAAATAA
- a CDS encoding cytochrome c-type biogenesis protein: protein MKKSWLFLTALFVSISATASIDALNFASPEQEKDYHQLTQELRCPQCQNNNIADSNATIAVDMRGKVFELLQEGKKRSEVVDYMIQRYGNFVTYDPPMTTSTIVLWIAPILLVLIGILFVFKRKSKSPSAVNSDAILDDEENARLSALLKKKDK from the coding sequence ATGAAAAAATCATGGCTTTTTTTAACCGCACTTTTTGTGAGTATCTCGGCGACAGCTTCCATTGATGCATTGAATTTTGCTTCACCAGAGCAAGAAAAGGACTATCATCAATTAACACAAGAATTACGTTGTCCACAATGTCAAAATAACAATATTGCCGATTCGAATGCAACCATTGCGGTAGATATGCGTGGCAAAGTGTTTGAGTTGTTACAAGAAGGCAAAAAACGAAGTGAAGTTGTCGATTATATGATTCAACGTTATGGCAATTTTGTGACTTATGATCCACCAATGACGACGTCAACAATCGTATTATGGATTGCCCCAATTTTGTTAGTGTTGATTGGCATTTTATTTGTATTTAAACGTAAATCAAAAAGCCCAAGTGCGGTTAATTCTGATGCGATTTTAGATGACGAAGAGAATGCGCGTTTATCGGCTTTACTCAAAAAAAAGGATAAATAA
- a CDS encoding DsbE family thiol:disulfide interchange protein: MNKKLLIPLIIFLAVAAAFLVQLGRNAQGDDPKALESALVGKPVPQKTLTDLLENKTYGNEIFQQGKPILLNVWATWCPTCYAEHQYLNQLAKQGVTIIGIDYKDESPKAIKWLKDLGNPYSLVLKDEKGSFALDLGVYGAPETFIVDGKGVIHYRLAGDVNERVWNETLKPIYDKLAEKP; the protein is encoded by the coding sequence ATGAATAAAAAATTACTTATCCCACTTATTATTTTTCTTGCTGTGGCTGCTGCTTTTTTAGTTCAGTTAGGACGTAACGCGCAAGGTGATGATCCAAAAGCGTTAGAATCTGCGCTTGTGGGAAAACCAGTGCCACAGAAAACATTAACGGATTTATTGGAAAATAAAACCTACGGTAATGAAATTTTCCAACAAGGCAAACCGATTCTATTAAATGTGTGGGCAACTTGGTGTCCAACTTGTTATGCCGAGCATCAATACTTGAATCAATTGGCTAAACAAGGTGTAACAATCATTGGTATCGACTATAAAGATGAATCACCAAAAGCGATAAAATGGCTGAAAGATTTAGGCAATCCTTATAGTCTTGTGCTTAAAGATGAAAAAGGTTCTTTTGCATTAGATTTGGGGGTTTACGGCGCACCAGAAACATTTATCGTGGATGGCAAAGGTGTGATTCATTATCGCTTAGCGGGTGATGTGAATGAACGCGTTTGGAATGAGACCTTAAAACCGATTTATGACAAACTCGCGGAGAAACCATAA